A region of Leifsonia xyli DNA encodes the following proteins:
- a CDS encoding flavoprotein disulfide reductase (catalyzes the reduction of nonspecific electron acceptors such as 2,6-dimethyl-1,4-benzoquinone and 5-hydroxy-1,4-naphthaquinone; does not have lipoamide dehydrogenase activity) codes for MSYEFERKQRLAVLGGGPGGYEAALAGAQLGADVTIVERSGVGGSAVITDVVPSKSLIATAEATNSIGEATDLGVQFFSRGETGKPVRPEIAVNLAAVNKRLVGLARQQSEDMRAELVRSGVRIVTGEGRLDGAGAVIVSTGRGDSGTDFDRIEADTIVVAVGATPRILPSAVPDGERILTWTQLYDLQTVPSHLIVVGSGVTGAEFASAYNALGSKVTLISSRDQVLPGEDADAAAVIENVFRRNGMQVLSKSRAESVVRTEDGVVATLTDGRTIEGSHCLMAVGSVPNTAGIGLEEAGVQVTPSGHIRVNRVARTSIPNIYAAGDCSDSLPLASVASMQGRTAVFHAMGDAVNPIELRNVSSNIFTQPEIATVGWSQKQIEEGIAQGDIYKLPLKSNPRAKMLGIRDGFVKLFARTGSGTVIGGVIVAPRASELIFPLALAVEQRLTVDQVARAFTVYPSLSGSITDAARAMHIVL; via the coding sequence ATGTCGTATGAATTCGAGCGCAAGCAGCGGCTCGCCGTGCTCGGCGGAGGTCCCGGCGGGTACGAGGCGGCGCTCGCGGGCGCCCAGCTGGGAGCCGACGTGACCATCGTGGAGCGCTCCGGGGTGGGCGGCTCCGCCGTCATCACCGACGTCGTGCCCTCGAAGAGCCTCATCGCGACGGCCGAGGCCACCAACTCCATCGGCGAGGCGACCGACCTCGGCGTGCAGTTCTTCTCGCGCGGCGAGACCGGCAAGCCGGTGCGGCCCGAGATCGCCGTCAACCTGGCGGCGGTCAACAAGCGGCTGGTGGGCCTCGCGCGACAGCAGTCGGAGGACATGCGGGCCGAGCTGGTGCGCTCCGGCGTCCGCATCGTGACCGGTGAGGGGCGCCTCGACGGCGCCGGCGCCGTGATCGTGTCCACCGGCAGGGGCGACTCGGGCACCGACTTCGATCGCATCGAGGCCGACACCATCGTCGTCGCCGTGGGCGCGACGCCGCGCATCCTGCCGTCGGCGGTGCCGGATGGGGAGCGCATCCTCACCTGGACCCAGCTCTACGACCTGCAGACCGTGCCGTCGCACCTGATCGTGGTCGGGTCCGGTGTGACCGGCGCCGAGTTCGCGTCCGCGTACAACGCCCTGGGCTCCAAGGTGACGCTCATCTCGTCGCGCGACCAGGTCCTCCCTGGCGAGGACGCCGATGCCGCGGCCGTGATCGAGAACGTGTTCCGCCGCAACGGCATGCAGGTGCTGTCGAAGTCGCGGGCGGAGTCGGTGGTCCGCACCGAGGACGGCGTGGTCGCCACACTGACCGACGGCCGCACGATCGAGGGCTCGCACTGCCTCATGGCGGTCGGCTCCGTGCCGAACACCGCCGGCATCGGGCTGGAGGAGGCGGGGGTGCAGGTGACGCCGTCGGGCCACATCCGTGTCAACCGGGTCGCGCGCACCTCCATCCCCAACATCTACGCCGCAGGCGACTGCTCCGACTCGCTGCCGCTCGCGTCCGTCGCGTCGATGCAGGGCCGCACCGCCGTCTTCCACGCGATGGGCGACGCCGTGAACCCGATCGAGCTCCGCAACGTCAGTTCCAACATCTTCACCCAGCCCGAGATCGCCACGGTCGGCTGGAGCCAGAAGCAGATCGAGGAGGGCATCGCGCAGGGCGACATCTACAAGCTGCCGCTCAAGTCCAACCCGCGCGCCAAGATGCTCGGCATCCGCGACGGCTTCGTGAAGCTCTTCGCGCGCACCGGGTCGGGCACCGTCATCGGCGGCGTGATCGTGGCGCCGCGGGCGTCCGAGCTGATCTTCCCGCTCGCGCTCGCTGTGGAGCAGCGGCTCACCGTCGACCAGGTCGCCCGCGCCTTCACGGTCTACCCGTCGCTGTCGGGGTCGATCACCGACGCGGCCCGCGCCATGCACATCGTGCTCTGA